Proteins co-encoded in one Myotis daubentonii chromosome 8, mMyoDau2.1, whole genome shotgun sequence genomic window:
- the LOC132240300 gene encoding E3 ubiquitin-protein ligase RBX1-like: MPAAMDVDTPSSTNSSEGKKSIEVEKWNPLALWAWDIIVVDNCTICRNQVMDLCIECQAGPVSATYEECTVARGVCNHAFHLHCISRWLKTRPMCPLDNREWESQKDGH; this comes from the coding sequence ATGCCGGCAGCGATGGATGTGGATACCCCGAGCAGCACCAACAGCAGCGAGGGCAAGAAGAGCATTGAAGTAGAAAAGTGGAACCCACTAGCCCTCTGGGCCTGGGACATCATTGTGGTTGATAACTGCACCATCTGCAGGAACCAGGTTATGGATCTTTGCATAGAATGTCAGGCGGGCCCGGTATCTGCCACTTATGAAGAGTGCACTGTTGCCAGGGGAGTCTGTAATCATGCTTTTCACTTGCACTGCATCTCTCGCTGGCTCAAAACACGGCCCATGTGTCCGCTGGACAACAGAGAGTGGGAATCCCAAAAGGATGGGCACTAG